A genome region from Candidatus Eisenbacteria bacterium includes the following:
- a CDS encoding ATP-dependent DNA ligase, producing the protein MLLGELVATSARVGASSRRLEKIGLLSELLRRAEADEIEIAVAFLAGRLRQGRIGIGGAALQSAAGGASREPVLTLSEVDETMSRFLALSGRGSVSARSSLLSSLFSRATREESDFLARLLVGEVRQGALGGLMEEAVARASGIPVAEIRRAHFFAGSLETVARAALTEGRAGLSGFRADLFRPLAPMLAQPGGDLDESLRSLGEAALEYKLDGARIQIHRLGDDVRVYSRRLHDVTPAVPEIVEVARALPAREMILDGEAIALRPDGTPHPFQVTMSRFGRRLDVARSRETLPLRAFLFDAIRLDGQDLHDLPARERFRALRSVAEGLAVPQRVTSDPAEAEAFFDEALRAGHEGVMMKGLDSRYEAGRRGGGWLKMKPAHTLDLVVLAAEWGHGRRTGWLSNLHLGARDPGSGSYVMLGKTFKGMTDEMLEWQTRRFREIETDTDGTTVHVRPEVVVEVAFNDVQASPQYPAGIALRFARVKRYRPDKTPAEADTLDRVLALAHPGTKRRAGSAERAAAGEAAP; encoded by the coding sequence CCTGCGCCGTGCCGAGGCGGACGAGATCGAGATCGCGGTGGCGTTCCTCGCCGGCCGCCTCCGCCAGGGACGGATTGGAATCGGTGGCGCGGCGCTCCAGTCCGCTGCCGGCGGAGCGTCACGGGAGCCCGTCCTGACGCTCTCCGAGGTCGACGAGACCATGAGCCGGTTCCTGGCCCTCTCCGGCCGCGGCTCGGTCTCCGCGCGCTCCTCGTTGCTCTCCTCGCTCTTCTCGCGCGCCACGCGCGAGGAGTCGGACTTCCTGGCTCGGCTCCTCGTCGGCGAGGTCCGGCAGGGTGCGCTGGGCGGCCTCATGGAGGAAGCCGTCGCGCGCGCGTCCGGGATCCCCGTCGCGGAGATCCGGAGGGCCCATTTCTTCGCGGGCTCGCTCGAGACGGTGGCGCGAGCTGCGCTCACCGAGGGACGCGCGGGACTCTCGGGCTTTCGCGCCGACCTCTTCCGCCCGCTCGCGCCGATGCTCGCCCAGCCGGGAGGAGACCTGGACGAGTCCCTTCGATCGCTCGGCGAGGCGGCCCTCGAGTACAAGCTGGACGGAGCCCGGATCCAGATCCATCGTCTCGGAGACGACGTGCGCGTCTACTCGCGGCGGCTCCATGACGTGACGCCGGCCGTGCCCGAGATCGTGGAGGTGGCGCGCGCGCTCCCCGCCCGTGAGATGATCCTGGACGGGGAGGCGATCGCGTTGCGTCCCGACGGAACCCCGCATCCCTTCCAGGTCACGATGAGCCGGTTCGGACGCAGGCTGGACGTGGCGCGCTCGCGCGAGACGCTTCCGCTTCGCGCGTTCCTGTTCGACGCGATCCGGCTGGACGGCCAGGACCTGCACGACCTGCCCGCCAGGGAGCGGTTCCGCGCGCTCCGCTCCGTGGCGGAAGGCCTCGCGGTGCCGCAGCGCGTGACCTCGGATCCGGCCGAGGCCGAGGCGTTCTTCGATGAGGCGCTGCGCGCCGGGCACGAAGGGGTCATGATGAAGGGGCTCGATTCCCGCTACGAGGCGGGACGGCGCGGCGGGGGCTGGCTCAAGATGAAGCCGGCCCACACCCTCGACCTGGTCGTGCTCGCGGCGGAGTGGGGACACGGCCGGCGCACGGGGTGGCTCAGCAACCTCCACCTGGGAGCGCGCGATCCGGGGAGCGGGAGCTACGTGATGCTGGGAAAGACCTTCAAGGGGATGACGGACGAGATGCTCGAGTGGCAGACGCGCCGGTTCCGGGAGATCGAGACGGACACCGACGGGACCACGGTCCACGTGAGGCCGGAGGTGGTGGTCGAGGTGGCCTTCAACGACGTGCAGGCGAGCCCGCAGTATCCGGCAGGGATCGCGCTCCGGTTCGCGCGGGTGAAGCGCTACCGCCCCGACAAGACTCCCGCCGAGGCGGACACGCTGGATCGCGTGCTCGCGCTCGCACACCCCGGAACGAAGCGGCGCGCCGGATCCGCCGAGCGCGCCGCGGCCGGGGAGGCCGCGCCATGA